In the Bordetella genomosp. 10 genome, one interval contains:
- a CDS encoding 3-oxoacid CoA-transferase subunit B: MQRLTRHQMAARLARDIPPGSYVNIGIGMPELVANYLDPDDEILLHSENGILGMGPNAGEGEEDLELINAGKRPVTLLTGGAFFEHVDSFAIMRGGHLDLSIMGGMQVAPNGDLANWSLGRKGEPPAVGGAMDLSVGARKVYILMEHNAKDGTPKLVEKCTLPLTGPGVVHRVYTDLAVVEITPEGFLVVDKLVGISDEELQAQTGARLRFAH; this comes from the coding sequence ATGCAGAGACTGACGCGACACCAGATGGCCGCCAGGCTGGCGCGGGACATTCCCCCGGGCAGCTACGTGAACATCGGCATAGGCATGCCGGAACTGGTGGCCAACTACCTGGACCCCGACGACGAAATCCTGCTGCACAGCGAGAACGGCATCCTGGGCATGGGGCCGAACGCCGGGGAAGGCGAGGAAGACCTGGAGCTGATCAACGCCGGCAAGCGTCCCGTGACGCTGCTGACGGGCGGCGCGTTCTTCGAGCACGTCGACTCGTTCGCCATCATGCGCGGCGGCCACCTGGACCTGAGCATCATGGGCGGCATGCAGGTGGCGCCCAACGGCGACCTCGCCAACTGGTCCCTGGGACGCAAGGGCGAACCGCCGGCGGTGGGCGGCGCCATGGACTTATCCGTGGGGGCCAGGAAGGTCTACATCCTGATGGAGCACAACGCCAAGGACGGCACGCCCAAGCTGGTGGAGAAATGCACCTTGCCGTTGACGGGGCCGGGCGTGGTGCATCGGGTGTACACGGACCTGGCGGTGGTGGAGATCACGCCGGAGGGGTTTCTGGTGGTGGACAAGCTGGTCGGTATCAGCGACGAGGAATTGCAGGCGCAAACCGGAGCCAGGCTGCGGTTCGCGCACTGA
- a CDS encoding CoA transferase, translating to MTYPFLNRLRVIESSAFIAAPLAGLTLAQHGADVIRIDMIGGGIDYGRMPRMPHPEGRGRSLYWTALNKGKRSVAVDLRRPEGRELIQALVTAPGPDAGVLLTNIGTPWLAHGLLAEKRADLVSCTIQGNGDGSTAVDYTVNCVTGYPLVTGGGSAQHPVNHVLPAWDIACAYQAAFAVLAAVDRRRRTGEGAELKLALSDTAFTMLSHLGVLAEVELLGQERPSIGNHLYGAFGRDFATSDGRRLMVVAISAGQWKCLVDACGIADDVQALQARTGLDLSDEARRFEAREAIAGLLEPWFAARTREQAERELDAHRATWGRYSTVGEMMTQDPRMNSASNPVFERIETPGVGEHIAAGATVRAPGMSRAPTTPAALLGTHTDEVLYEVLGMSSGAIGRLHDAGIVAGPERDPTVAARAA from the coding sequence ATGACCTATCCCTTCCTGAATCGCCTGCGCGTCATCGAGAGCTCGGCCTTCATCGCCGCGCCGCTGGCCGGGCTGACCCTGGCGCAGCATGGCGCCGACGTCATCCGCATCGATATGATCGGCGGCGGCATCGACTACGGCCGCATGCCGCGGATGCCGCATCCCGAGGGGCGTGGCCGCAGCCTTTACTGGACGGCCCTGAACAAGGGCAAGCGCTCCGTCGCCGTCGACCTGCGCCGGCCCGAGGGCCGCGAACTCATCCAGGCCCTGGTCACGGCGCCCGGGCCCGACGCCGGCGTGCTGTTGACCAATATCGGCACGCCCTGGCTGGCGCACGGACTGCTGGCGGAGAAACGCGCTGACCTGGTCAGTTGCACCATCCAGGGCAACGGCGATGGCAGCACCGCGGTCGACTACACGGTCAACTGCGTGACCGGCTATCCGCTGGTCACTGGCGGCGGCTCCGCGCAACATCCGGTGAACCACGTGTTGCCCGCATGGGATATCGCCTGCGCCTACCAAGCGGCCTTCGCGGTCCTGGCCGCGGTCGACAGGCGCCGGCGCACGGGAGAGGGCGCCGAACTCAAGCTGGCGCTGTCGGATACGGCCTTCACCATGCTGTCGCACCTGGGCGTGCTCGCCGAGGTGGAGTTGCTGGGGCAGGAGCGTCCCTCGATCGGCAATCATCTCTACGGCGCCTTCGGCCGCGATTTCGCGACCTCGGACGGCCGGCGCCTGATGGTGGTGGCGATCTCGGCCGGCCAGTGGAAATGCCTGGTGGACGCCTGCGGCATTGCCGACGATGTCCAGGCCTTGCAGGCGCGCACCGGCTTGGACCTATCCGATGAGGCGCGGCGCTTCGAGGCGCGCGAGGCCATCGCCGGACTCCTCGAACCCTGGTTCGCGGCCCGGACGCGCGAGCAGGCCGAACGCGAGCTGGACGCGCACAGGGCAACGTGGGGGCGCTACAGCACCGTCGGCGAGATGATGACGCAGGACCCGCGCATGAACTCGGCCAGCAATCCCGTGTTCGAACGGATCGAGACGCCCGGCGTCGGCGAGCATATCGCCGCGGGCGCAACCGTGCGCGCGCCGGGCATGAGCCGAGCGCCGACGACGCCCGCCGCATTGCTGGGCACCCATACCGACGAAGTGCTTTACGAAGTGCTGGGAATGAGCAGCGGCGCCATCGGTCGGCTGCACGATGCCGGCATCGTCGCGGGACCGGAGCGCGACCCCACCGTGGCCGCGCGCGCGGCGTGA
- a CDS encoding hydroxyacid dehydrogenase, which translates to MAASTEPGTGPGIILCTQAPDDYASRRLSAYGSVVVAPDLSEAGLVKLAPKARAIVVRGQTHITKAVIDAAPGLQVIGRTGVGYDMIDVAAAAARGVPVVYTPGVGARAVAEGSMAFMLSLCKMLPYWDAELKAGNWASRFGLQAGDLAGHTLGIVGLGRIGGLVARMARVFEMDVIAYSPTTPAERAREHHAELVSLDELMRRSHFIALHCPYTKETHGLIDRARLALVQEGTMLVNLSRGGVVESLDLLDEMLETGRLGGVALDVFEPEPPDTSHPIFRRKNCITSPHTMGTTKGAWAAIMKSMADDMAAVMDGAAPRHQVSLGGRAQ; encoded by the coding sequence ATGGCTGCCTCCACTGAACCCGGCACCGGGCCCGGCATCATCCTGTGCACCCAGGCGCCCGATGATTATGCAAGCCGCAGACTCTCCGCCTACGGATCGGTGGTCGTCGCGCCGGACCTGTCCGAAGCGGGCCTGGTGAAGCTGGCGCCCAAGGCGCGGGCCATCGTCGTGCGCGGGCAGACCCACATCACCAAGGCGGTGATCGATGCCGCGCCGGGCTTGCAGGTGATCGGGCGTACGGGCGTCGGCTACGACATGATCGACGTCGCCGCGGCCGCCGCGCGTGGCGTGCCCGTGGTCTACACGCCCGGGGTCGGGGCGCGCGCGGTGGCGGAAGGATCGATGGCCTTCATGCTCAGCCTGTGCAAGATGCTCCCCTACTGGGACGCCGAACTGAAGGCAGGCAACTGGGCTTCCCGTTTCGGCCTGCAAGCGGGCGACCTGGCGGGCCATACGCTGGGCATCGTCGGCCTGGGCCGCATCGGCGGGCTGGTGGCCCGCATGGCGCGGGTCTTCGAGATGGACGTCATCGCCTACAGCCCGACCACGCCGGCCGAGCGGGCCAGGGAACATCACGCCGAACTCGTGTCCCTGGACGAACTCATGCGGCGCAGCCATTTCATCGCGCTGCACTGCCCCTACACGAAGGAGACCCACGGCTTGATCGACCGCGCGCGCCTGGCCCTGGTCCAGGAGGGCACGATGCTGGTCAACCTGTCCCGGGGCGGTGTGGTCGAAAGCCTAGACCTGCTCGACGAGATGTTGGAGACGGGCAGGCTGGGCGGCGTGGCGCTGGATGTTTTCGAGCCCGAGCCGCCCGACACCAGCCATCCGATCTTTCGCCGCAAGAACTGCATTACCTCGCCCCACACCATGGGCACCACCAAGGGGGCGTGGGCGGCAATCATGAAGTCGATGGCCGACGACATGGCCGCGGTGATGGACGGGGCGGCGCCGCGCCATCAGGTCAGCCTGGGCGGCCGCGCCCAATGA
- a CDS encoding Bug family tripartite tricarboxylate transporter substrate binding protein, translating to MKRRSVLKLTLAAGLGTMASGSQAKSGGQDWPTRPVKVIVPFTPGGSTDIAARIVAAHMSQAFGQTFIVENRPGGGGNIGLAAVQRADADGYTVGLITTAHAINATLFKTPGYDLKKGLRQIGIIYSGPLVLAANPDAPFDSVKSLIAYARKNPGKVNFASTGIGGSTHLAGELFDLKAGIRMTHVPYKGSAPAIADVIGGTCQIMFDTTISSLPHIQAGKLRPLGVTSPRRADQLPQVPTIAEAGLPGYEVAAWNGLCAPAGTPDAVIEKLNASLVEAISQPDIKERMYKLGSSVQPLTAAQFGKFVQAEADKWAEVLVAAKIERV from the coding sequence ATGAAACGTAGAAGCGTATTGAAGCTTACGCTGGCGGCAGGCCTGGGTACCATGGCTTCCGGGAGCCAGGCCAAATCCGGCGGCCAGGACTGGCCGACCCGGCCGGTCAAGGTCATCGTGCCGTTTACGCCGGGCGGCTCGACGGATATCGCGGCCCGCATCGTGGCCGCCCATATGTCGCAGGCGTTCGGGCAGACCTTCATCGTCGAAAACCGTCCCGGCGGCGGCGGCAACATCGGCCTTGCCGCCGTCCAGCGCGCGGACGCGGACGGCTATACCGTGGGCCTGATCACGACCGCGCATGCGATCAACGCGACCTTGTTCAAGACCCCCGGCTACGACCTGAAGAAAGGGCTGCGGCAAATCGGGATCATCTACAGCGGGCCGCTGGTTCTGGCCGCCAATCCCGACGCGCCCTTCGATTCGGTCAAGAGCCTGATCGCCTACGCCAGGAAAAATCCCGGCAAGGTCAACTTCGCCAGCACCGGCATCGGCGGGTCGACCCATCTGGCGGGCGAGCTGTTCGACCTGAAGGCCGGCATCCGCATGACGCATGTTCCCTACAAGGGCAGCGCGCCGGCCATCGCCGACGTGATCGGCGGCACCTGCCAGATCATGTTCGATACCACGATCTCCTCGCTGCCCCATATCCAGGCGGGGAAACTCAGGCCGCTGGGCGTGACCTCGCCGCGGCGAGCCGACCAGTTGCCGCAGGTGCCGACCATCGCGGAGGCGGGCTTGCCCGGCTATGAGGTCGCCGCGTGGAACGGCCTGTGCGCGCCCGCCGGCACGCCGGACGCCGTCATCGAGAAACTCAATGCCTCGCTGGTCGAGGCGATTTCGCAGCCGGACATCAAGGAACGCATGTACAAGCTGGGATCCTCGGTGCAGCCGCTGACGGCGGCGCAGTTCGGCAAGTTCGTGCAGGCCGAAGCCGACAAGTGGGCCGAAGTGCTCGTGGCGGCCAAGATAGAGCGGGTCTGA
- a CDS encoding alpha-hydroxy acid oxidase has protein sequence MRLDRLLSVHDFERAALRRLPRILQNYVYAGTEDGATLRANRDAFARLALRPRGLTGVSARSQAVSLWGRDYDAPLGVSPMGAVAICRYECDREIAAGAAAQKVPYILSGYSSVPVEQLQAAGLDVWYQGYLPGNVERIGALLKRLEAARVEVLVVTVDTAVGANREHNERAGFSIPFQFSARLLLDGILHPRWLASVFFKTLSRAGIPRFTNSSADPAGFRITEHPPGGFRNGRDALDWTHLEWIRAHWKGRIVLKGVIHPGDAEQAVRLGLDGVMVSNHGGRQLECMQASLLALPHVVRAVPSDFPVFIDSGFRRGTDVFKALALGARMVFVGRPALYGAIVGGAAGTARVLSILKTELDRNMALSGCRVLAEVTSDLLVDDAGPIVPLVPLPGQG, from the coding sequence ATGCGTCTCGACCGGCTCCTGTCCGTCCACGATTTCGAGCGCGCGGCCCTGCGCCGCCTGCCCCGCATACTGCAGAACTACGTTTATGCGGGCACGGAGGACGGCGCGACGCTCAGGGCCAACCGCGACGCCTTCGCGCGCCTGGCGCTGCGTCCGCGTGGCCTGACGGGCGTCTCGGCGCGATCGCAGGCGGTCTCCCTGTGGGGCCGCGACTACGATGCGCCCCTGGGCGTTTCGCCCATGGGCGCCGTCGCGATCTGCCGCTACGAATGCGACCGGGAGATCGCGGCCGGCGCGGCCGCGCAGAAGGTTCCGTACATTCTCAGCGGCTATTCCTCCGTGCCGGTGGAGCAATTGCAGGCGGCGGGTCTCGACGTCTGGTACCAGGGCTATCTGCCGGGCAACGTCGAGAGAATCGGCGCATTGCTGAAGCGCCTGGAGGCCGCGCGGGTCGAGGTCCTGGTCGTCACCGTCGATACCGCCGTAGGCGCGAACCGCGAGCATAACGAGCGCGCTGGTTTCAGCATTCCCTTCCAGTTCAGCGCGCGCTTGCTGCTGGACGGGATCCTGCATCCGCGATGGCTTGCTTCGGTGTTCTTCAAGACCCTCAGCCGCGCCGGCATTCCCCGTTTCACCAACAGTTCGGCGGATCCCGCCGGCTTCCGCATCACCGAGCATCCGCCGGGCGGCTTCCGCAATGGCCGCGACGCGCTTGACTGGACGCACCTGGAATGGATCCGGGCCCATTGGAAGGGCCGGATCGTCCTGAAGGGTGTGATCCATCCGGGCGACGCGGAGCAGGCGGTGCGCCTGGGCCTGGACGGCGTCATGGTCTCGAACCATGGCGGACGGCAGCTCGAATGCATGCAGGCCTCGCTGCTGGCCTTGCCGCACGTCGTGCGAGCCGTCCCGTCCGACTTCCCCGTCTTCATCGACAGCGGTTTCAGGCGGGGCACGGATGTGTTCAAGGCGCTCGCGCTGGGCGCCCGCATGGTTTTCGTGGGCCGCCCCGCGCTGTACGGCGCCATCGTCGGCGGCGCCGCGGGAACGGCCAGGGTGCTGTCGATCCTGAAGACCGAGCTGGATCGGAACATGGCGCTTTCGGGGTGCCGGGTGTTGGCGGAGGTGACATCCGACCTGCTGGTCGACGATGCGGGCCCCATCGTCCCTCTGGTCCCTTTGCCGGGACAAGGATAA
- a CDS encoding acetyl-CoA C-acetyltransferase: protein MKRAAIVSPLRTPIGAFGGGLKPVPVEELGATVARAIVARTGLDPARIEDVVFGHSYMNGEVPCTGRWIALQAGFPIGVAGMQVDRRCGSGLQAIVTAAMMVQTGAADVVMAGGVESMSNVEYYTTDMRWGKRAGSVTFHDRLDRGRERSQPESRFGRISGMIETAENLARDYEISREEADAFALRSHQRAAAAWASGKFAQEVVPVSVPQRKGDPVIVDKDEGIRADLAIDQLARLKPIVKGGIVTAGNACQQNDAAAACLIVAEDKLEELGLTPIGYLHSWAAAGCEPSHMGIGPVPAVKKLFARNGLGFGDMDLVELNEAFACQALAVAKGWGWNDPDRFNVNGSGISLGHPVGATGVRIMTSLLHEMARRDARYGLETMCIGGGQGMAAVFERA from the coding sequence ATGAAACGCGCAGCCATCGTCTCCCCGTTACGCACTCCCATCGGCGCCTTCGGCGGCGGCCTCAAGCCCGTGCCGGTGGAGGAGCTGGGCGCCACCGTCGCCCGCGCCATCGTCGCCAGGACCGGCCTGGACCCGGCCCGCATCGAGGACGTGGTGTTCGGCCATTCGTACATGAACGGCGAGGTGCCCTGCACGGGGCGCTGGATCGCCTTGCAGGCGGGCTTTCCCATCGGGGTCGCCGGCATGCAGGTGGACCGCCGCTGCGGCAGCGGGCTGCAAGCCATCGTCACGGCGGCCATGATGGTGCAGACCGGCGCGGCGGACGTGGTGATGGCCGGCGGCGTCGAGAGCATGAGCAACGTCGAGTACTACACCACCGACATGCGCTGGGGTAAACGCGCCGGCTCGGTGACCTTCCATGACCGGCTGGATCGCGGCCGCGAACGCTCGCAGCCCGAATCCCGCTTCGGCAGGATCAGCGGGATGATCGAGACCGCCGAGAACCTGGCGCGCGATTACGAGATCAGCCGCGAGGAGGCCGACGCCTTCGCCCTGCGCAGCCATCAGCGCGCGGCGGCCGCCTGGGCCTCGGGAAAGTTCGCGCAGGAAGTCGTGCCGGTCAGCGTGCCGCAGCGCAAGGGCGACCCCGTCATCGTCGACAAGGACGAGGGCATCCGGGCCGACCTGGCCATCGACCAGCTCGCCCGGCTCAAGCCCATCGTGAAGGGCGGCATCGTCACCGCCGGCAACGCGTGCCAGCAGAACGACGCGGCGGCGGCCTGCCTGATCGTGGCCGAGGACAAGCTGGAAGAATTGGGCCTGACGCCCATCGGCTATCTGCATAGCTGGGCGGCGGCGGGCTGCGAGCCCTCGCACATGGGCATCGGCCCGGTGCCGGCCGTGAAGAAACTGTTCGCCCGCAACGGCCTGGGTTTCGGCGACATGGACCTGGTCGAACTGAACGAGGCGTTCGCGTGCCAGGCGCTGGCGGTCGCCAAGGGGTGGGGCTGGAACGACCCGGACCGCTTCAACGTGAACGGCTCGGGCATCTCGCTGGGCCATCCGGTGGGCGCCACCGGCGTGCGCATCATGACGTCGCTGCTGCACGAAATGGCGCGCCGCGACGCGCGCTACGGCCTGGAGACGATGTGCATCGGTGGCGGGCAGGGCATGGCGGCGGTGTTCGAAAGGGCCTGA
- a CDS encoding enoyl-CoA hydratase/isomerase family protein gives MAEPVRCEVADGIAILTLDNPPLNVVFRGLTEALDRALEAVEADVSVQAVVVTGAGTRAFCAGSDIAEFQPLMQPGRIGPGKLELQHRVFARLDGLPKPTIAAVNGLAFGGGLEIAVCCDLLVADETARFALPEIKLGVFPGSGGPVRVTRRIGAGRAKEMMFLGEPIDAATALAWGLVNRVAGRGSALDAALDIARTLTRRPPLALALCKQAIDLSFDMSEDAAIAAALPLSERVFTSAESKEGVRAFLAKETPRFPNALHFDSKD, from the coding sequence ATGGCTGAACCCGTCCGCTGCGAGGTCGCCGACGGCATCGCCATCCTGACGCTGGACAACCCGCCGCTGAACGTCGTCTTCCGCGGCCTGACCGAGGCGCTGGATCGCGCCTTGGAAGCCGTCGAGGCGGACGTTTCGGTGCAGGCGGTGGTCGTCACCGGCGCCGGCACGCGCGCCTTCTGCGCCGGCTCCGACATCGCCGAGTTCCAGCCCCTGATGCAGCCCGGCCGCATCGGTCCCGGGAAGCTGGAATTGCAGCACCGGGTGTTCGCCCGGCTCGATGGCCTGCCCAAGCCCACGATCGCCGCCGTCAATGGCCTGGCCTTCGGCGGCGGGCTGGAGATCGCGGTGTGCTGCGACCTTCTCGTGGCGGACGAGACCGCCCGTTTCGCGCTGCCCGAGATCAAGCTGGGCGTGTTCCCCGGCAGCGGCGGGCCGGTTCGCGTGACGCGGCGCATCGGCGCGGGCCGCGCCAAGGAAATGATGTTCCTGGGCGAGCCCATCGACGCGGCCACCGCGCTGGCCTGGGGCCTCGTCAACCGCGTGGCGGGGCGGGGTTCCGCGCTCGACGCGGCGCTCGACATCGCGCGCACGCTGACCCGGCGTCCGCCGCTGGCGCTGGCGCTTTGCAAGCAGGCCATCGACCTGAGTTTCGATATGAGCGAAGACGCGGCCATCGCGGCCGCGCTCCCCCTGTCCGAACGGGTGTTCACCTCGGCCGAATCGAAGGAGGGCGTGCGCGCCTTCCTGGCGAAGGAGACGCCCCGCTTCCCCAACGCATTGCATTTCGACAGCAAGGATTGA
- a CDS encoding SDR family NAD(P)-dependent oxidoreductase, whose product MDLQINGKVAIVTGSARGLGAATARKLAEEGAKVVITDILQERAEQTAAALKADGLQAHCIIADITKGAEVQRLVDETLAHFGGIHILVNNAGFPRDRYLVKMTEEDWDLVMEVMLKGAFLATKAVMPTFIEQGWGRIVNISSRAHFGNATQANYSAAKAGLIGMAKALAIEEGRYGVTVNCVAPGFMETEMVQALPTYETIKERAVAAQPLKRVGKPDDIANAVAFLVSEAASFISGEVLHVTGGRYG is encoded by the coding sequence ATGGATCTGCAAATCAACGGCAAGGTCGCCATCGTGACCGGATCGGCTCGCGGCCTGGGCGCCGCGACCGCCCGCAAGCTGGCCGAGGAAGGCGCCAAGGTCGTCATCACCGACATCCTGCAGGAGCGCGCCGAACAGACCGCCGCGGCGCTGAAGGCGGACGGCCTGCAGGCGCATTGCATCATCGCGGACATCACCAAGGGCGCGGAAGTGCAGCGCCTGGTCGATGAGACGCTGGCCCATTTCGGCGGGATCCACATCCTGGTCAACAACGCCGGTTTCCCGCGCGACCGCTACCTGGTGAAGATGACGGAGGAAGACTGGGACCTGGTGATGGAGGTCATGCTCAAGGGCGCTTTCCTGGCTACCAAGGCCGTCATGCCGACGTTCATCGAGCAGGGCTGGGGGCGTATCGTCAACATCAGTTCCCGGGCGCATTTCGGCAACGCGACGCAGGCCAACTATTCCGCCGCCAAGGCGGGGCTGATTGGCATGGCCAAGGCGCTGGCGATCGAGGAAGGGCGCTACGGCGTGACCGTCAACTGCGTGGCGCCCGGCTTCATGGAAACCGAGATGGTGCAGGCCTTGCCGACCTATGAAACCATCAAGGAACGCGCGGTCGCCGCGCAGCCGCTGAAGCGGGTCGGCAAGCCGGATGATATCGCCAACGCGGTGGCCTTCCTGGTTTCGGAAGCGGCTAGCTTCATCTCCGGCGAAGTGCTGCACGTGACGGGCGGCCGCTATGGCTGA
- a CDS encoding MaoC/PaaZ C-terminal domain-containing protein has translation MAIDPRHLLDRAFAPVEHGYTTRDSMLYALGVGLGANPLDAGELAYVYEGAAGGLRAMPTQANILGYAGFWADQPDTGITWRKLVHAEHAIVLQKPLAPAGKVIGDNKVVGLHDKGAAKGALMLQERRVTDPGSGDLLATVTQTVMLRGDGGFGGSHGQALLPPHAIPARAPDTVCDLPTLPQAALLYRLNGDFNPLHADPATAAAAGFSRPILHGLATMGVAMHAVLRTLLGYDAGAVRGMRVRFTAPVLPGDTLRTALWRDGSVVSLRTTALERNVVVLDAGRVDLD, from the coding sequence ATGGCAATCGATCCCCGGCATCTGCTGGACCGGGCTTTCGCGCCGGTCGAACACGGCTACACGACGCGCGACAGCATGCTCTATGCGCTGGGCGTCGGCCTGGGCGCGAATCCGCTCGACGCCGGCGAACTGGCTTATGTCTACGAAGGCGCCGCCGGCGGCCTGCGCGCCATGCCGACCCAGGCCAACATCCTGGGCTATGCCGGCTTCTGGGCCGACCAGCCCGATACCGGCATCACGTGGCGCAAGCTGGTGCACGCGGAACACGCCATCGTGCTGCAGAAGCCGCTCGCGCCCGCGGGCAAGGTGATCGGCGACAACAAGGTCGTCGGCCTGCACGACAAGGGAGCGGCCAAGGGCGCGTTGATGCTACAGGAACGCCGCGTCACCGACCCGGGCAGCGGCGACCTGCTCGCCACGGTCACCCAGACCGTGATGCTGCGCGGCGATGGCGGTTTCGGTGGCTCGCACGGCCAGGCATTGCTGCCGCCCCATGCCATTCCCGCCCGGGCGCCCGATACGGTCTGCGACCTGCCGACCCTGCCGCAGGCCGCCTTGCTGTACCGGCTCAACGGCGACTTCAACCCGCTGCATGCGGACCCGGCGACGGCGGCTGCGGCGGGCTTTTCGCGGCCCATCCTGCATGGCCTGGCCACCATGGGCGTGGCGATGCATGCGGTGCTCAGGACGCTGCTGGGCTACGACGCCGGCGCGGTGCGCGGCATGCGCGTGCGTTTTACCGCGCCCGTGCTGCCGGGCGACACGCTGCGCACGGCGCTGTGGCGCGACGGCAGCGTCGTATCGCTGCGCACCACCGCGCTGGAACGCAACGTCGTCGTGCTCGATGCGGGCCGCGTCGACCTGGACTGA